The Candidatus Zixiibacteriota bacterium genome includes a window with the following:
- a CDS encoding ABC transporter ATP-binding protein, which produces MTEQFFEDEALGKAYDHRLMRRLLGYLRPYRAVVASAFLLLLVMSALQIAGPWVIKRVIDGPIAQRDLHGLVVWIAVYVGILALEFAVQYAHMVMTQWIGQKGMLDLRTQVFDHLMRMDMRFYDRNPVGRLLTRVTGDVNALNELFASGVVTIFGDVFTLLAIVVAMILLNAKMALVTFIVLPLLFAATWIFKQHVRLTYREVRRLVARMNAYWQERVTGVAVVQGFNQEEATQAKHQAINAELRGAHQRSVLQYAVFFPVVELIGAISLALIIWYGGGKVVTGAMTFGALAAFIQYAERFYSPIRDLAEKYNILQGAMASAERVFKLLDTTPAIGSPANAHPGPVPSGPAVVRPSAGEGTVVFDHVWFAYNHEDWVLEDVSFTVAPGEMLALVGATGAGKSSIAGLMTRLYEFQRGSISVDGVDIRAWDIRALRRRVGLIAQDVFLFSGDVKDNIRLDVATHDDETIAAAAQRVGLGRLAGNGGSALARAVGERGSGLSVGEKQLVAFARAVAFDPGILILDEATSSVDHETEARIQAALSAVFAGRTNIVVAHRLSTIRAADRIIVLHHGRVREIGSHDELLALDGIYARLYRLQEEPEEAVETAAPRVTV; this is translated from the coding sequence ATGACTGAGCAGTTCTTCGAAGACGAAGCCCTCGGGAAGGCGTACGACCACCGGCTGATGCGCCGGTTGCTGGGGTATCTGCGTCCCTACCGTGCCGTGGTGGCGTCCGCGTTTCTGCTGCTTTTGGTCATGTCGGCGCTGCAGATCGCCGGGCCGTGGGTGATCAAGCGGGTCATCGACGGTCCGATTGCGCAGCGCGACCTGCATGGGCTGGTGGTCTGGATCGCCGTCTATGTCGGCATTCTCGCCCTCGAGTTCGCGGTGCAGTATGCGCATATGGTCATGACGCAGTGGATCGGGCAGAAGGGGATGCTCGACCTGCGAACCCAGGTGTTTGATCATCTCATGCGCATGGATATGCGGTTCTACGACCGCAATCCGGTAGGGCGGCTCTTGACCCGTGTGACCGGAGACGTCAACGCGCTCAATGAGCTCTTCGCCTCCGGCGTCGTGACGATCTTCGGCGATGTCTTCACGCTTCTGGCCATTGTCGTGGCGATGATTCTCCTGAACGCGAAGATGGCATTGGTGACATTCATCGTGCTGCCGCTGCTCTTCGCCGCCACCTGGATCTTCAAGCAGCATGTCCGCCTCACCTATCGCGAGGTGCGCCGTCTCGTGGCCCGCATGAACGCCTACTGGCAGGAACGCGTGACCGGAGTGGCGGTCGTGCAGGGATTCAATCAGGAGGAGGCCACCCAGGCCAAACACCAGGCGATCAACGCCGAACTGCGCGGGGCGCACCAACGTTCGGTCTTGCAGTATGCGGTCTTCTTCCCGGTGGTGGAGTTGATCGGGGCGATCTCGCTGGCGCTGATCATCTGGTACGGCGGCGGTAAGGTCGTGACCGGGGCGATGACGTTCGGCGCGCTCGCCGCGTTCATTCAATACGCGGAGCGGTTCTATTCTCCCATCCGCGACCTGGCGGAGAAATACAACATCCTGCAAGGCGCGATGGCGTCGGCGGAACGCGTATTCAAACTGCTCGACACGACTCCGGCGATCGGTAGCCCGGCGAATGCGCATCCGGGGCCGGTGCCCTCCGGTCCTGCGGTGGTTCGTCCGTCCGCGGGTGAGGGAACGGTTGTCTTCGACCATGTGTGGTTTGCCTATAATCACGAAGATTGGGTGCTGGAGGATGTTTCATTCACGGTCGCGCCGGGGGAGATGCTGGCATTGGTCGGCGCCACCGGGGCGGGAAAGTCATCGATCGCCGGACTGATGACGCGACTCTATGAGTTCCAGCGCGGGTCGATCAGCGTCGATGGCGTCGACATCCGCGCCTGGGACATCCGGGCGTTGCGGCGGCGAGTCGGTCTCATTGCTCAAGATGTCTTCCTGTTCTCCGGTGATGTGAAGGACAACATCCGACTGGACGTCGCCACTCACGACGATGAGACAATCGCGGCGGCAGCGCAGCGGGTGGGACTGGGACGTCTGGCGGGAAACGGCGGCAGCGCGCTTGCGCGTGCCGTGGGCGAGCGCGGCTCCGGTCTCTCGGTCGGGGAGAAGCAACTGGTGGCGTTCGCCCGGGCGGTGGCATTCGATCCGGGGATTCTCATTCTCGACGAGGCCACTTCTTCGGTGGACCATGAAACTGAGGCGCGGATTCAGGCGGCACTCTCCGCCGTGTTTGCCGGACGGACCAACATCGTGGTCGCGCACCGTCTCTCCACGATCCGTGCCGCCGACCGGATCATCGTTCTGCACCATGGGCGCGTGCGGGAGATCGGCAGCCACGATGAGTTGCTGGCCCTTGACGGGATCTACGCGCGGTTGTATCGTCTGCAGGAAGAGCCGGAGGAGGCAGTTGAAACTGCTGCCCCGCGCGTGACGGTGTGA
- the glpX gene encoding class II fructose-bisphosphatase → MDRNLALEMVRVTEAAALASAQWLGKGDKNAADLAAVRAMRSVFNDVDVDGTVVIGEGERDEAPMLYIGERVGTGHPPEIDIALDPLECTNSVAYARPNALAVIAVGRRGHFLHAPDTYMEKIAVGEAAREAIDLRVSPAENLRRIAKTLGRSLENLTVVILDRERHESLIDEVRQTGCRIQLIPDGDVSAAIATALPNTGVDVLMGTGGAPEGVLAAAALRCVGGAMQARLRPRNQQEIDRAHAMGIRDLDHIYTEQDLARGENIMFAATGVTNGDMLRGVQFTHDGAVTHSIVMRSLTRTVRFIETHHSFVNQTAFAPS, encoded by the coding sequence ATGGATCGCAACCTGGCCCTGGAAATGGTCCGAGTGACGGAGGCCGCGGCGCTGGCCAGCGCGCAGTGGCTGGGCAAGGGTGACAAGAATGCCGCCGACCTGGCGGCGGTACGCGCCATGCGCTCGGTCTTCAACGATGTGGACGTGGACGGCACGGTCGTGATCGGTGAGGGGGAACGGGATGAGGCGCCGATGCTCTACATCGGCGAACGGGTGGGAACGGGTCACCCACCGGAGATCGACATCGCCCTCGATCCGCTCGAATGCACCAACTCGGTCGCGTATGCACGGCCGAACGCGCTGGCGGTGATCGCGGTGGGTCGGCGGGGGCATTTCCTGCATGCCCCAGACACCTACATGGAGAAGATCGCGGTCGGTGAGGCGGCGCGGGAGGCCATCGATCTGCGAGTGTCTCCAGCCGAAAACCTCCGTCGCATCGCCAAGACCCTGGGGCGGTCGCTGGAAAACCTGACCGTAGTGATTCTCGACCGCGAGCGGCATGAGTCGTTGATCGACGAGGTGCGGCAAACCGGGTGCCGGATCCAGCTGATCCCCGACGGCGACGTGTCGGCGGCGATCGCCACGGCGCTGCCGAACACCGGCGTCGACGTCCTGATGGGGACCGGCGGCGCGCCGGAGGGTGTCTTGGCCGCCGCGGCCCTGCGCTGTGTCGGCGGCGCGATGCAGGCCCGACTGCGGCCGCGCAACCAGCAGGAGATCGATCGCGCGCACGCCATGGGGATCCGCGATCTCGACCACATCTACACGGAACAGGATCTGGCCCGGGGCGAGAACATCATGTTCGCCGCCACCGGGGTGACCAACGGCGACATGCTGCGCGGCGTGCAGTTCACACACGACGGCGCGGTCACGCACTCGATCGTGATGCGTTCCTTGACGCGCACGGTGCGCTTCATTGAGACACACCATTCCTTCGTCAACCAGACGGCCTTCGCGCCGTCATGA
- a CDS encoding cation:proton antiporter has product MHDLVILRDLAVILTAAVLVVSLLRHLGIPAIAGFILVGTLVGPRGLGLIGDVDQVTLMADIGVALLLFGIGLELSLDRFRRLWRVILIGGTLQVGITVVAVLLSAPLQGISFQQAFLLGIIVSLSSTAIILRGLQQQDELDAPHGRLAIGICFFQDLLLVPVMLAIPFLAGTTAAGSWFWMAAVISIGALLLILAAAHLVVPRLLHWVAGTRQRELFILTALLVCIGTAWLATLAGVSLALGAFLAGLIVAGSDYRHQAMAELVPFRDVLSSVFFISVGMLLDPRLAARDFGAIVALLAMILCGKFVIVMLTSWVMRLPLRTSVMAGITLAQVGEFSFVLYRAAEGTDLVALRFREPFLMAIILSMIVTPFLMRLAPRLAESAARVGLLRRMFRGTQIPGSSGAADARHDHIIIAGWGVAGQELGAALKAAGIPYVVADLNPQTVRTAAPAGEPIIYGDVTSLELLEHLGIHSARMMVLLVNDPAAAATAIRRARQATPTLPILVRTRYLAEIDALLQAGATDVVPAELEAAVEVAARVLSACGADTRVIADERARIRCRREDNECAPNGGEKA; this is encoded by the coding sequence ATGCACGACCTCGTCATTCTCCGTGACTTGGCGGTCATTCTGACGGCCGCGGTCCTCGTCGTCTCTTTGCTGCGCCATCTTGGCATCCCGGCGATCGCCGGGTTCATTCTCGTGGGGACTCTGGTCGGTCCGCGCGGTCTGGGCCTGATCGGAGACGTAGACCAGGTGACTCTGATGGCCGACATCGGGGTCGCGCTCCTGCTGTTTGGGATCGGTCTGGAGTTGTCGTTGGACCGGTTTCGCCGGTTGTGGCGGGTGATTCTCATCGGGGGAACGCTGCAAGTCGGGATCACGGTCGTCGCCGTCCTGCTTTCCGCCCCGCTGCAGGGAATCTCCTTCCAGCAGGCATTCTTGCTGGGCATCATCGTTTCTCTGTCCAGCACGGCGATCATCCTGCGCGGACTGCAGCAACAGGATGAGTTGGATGCTCCCCATGGGCGTCTGGCCATCGGCATCTGCTTCTTCCAGGACCTGTTGTTGGTACCGGTGATGCTGGCGATCCCGTTTCTAGCCGGGACGACGGCGGCCGGATCGTGGTTTTGGATGGCCGCCGTCATCAGCATCGGCGCCCTGCTTCTGATCCTGGCGGCCGCGCACCTGGTTGTGCCGCGCTTACTGCACTGGGTCGCCGGGACGCGTCAGCGTGAGTTGTTCATTCTGACCGCGCTTCTGGTTTGCATCGGCACCGCTTGGCTGGCCACGCTGGCGGGAGTGTCACTCGCGCTCGGGGCGTTTCTGGCGGGGCTGATCGTCGCCGGGAGCGACTATCGCCATCAGGCCATGGCCGAACTCGTCCCGTTTCGTGACGTGCTGTCCAGTGTCTTCTTCATCTCCGTCGGGATGTTGTTGGATCCCCGTCTGGCCGCCCGTGATTTTGGGGCGATCGTCGCCCTACTGGCGATGATCCTCTGCGGGAAGTTCGTGATCGTGATGCTCACATCGTGGGTGATGCGTCTGCCTTTGCGCACGTCCGTGATGGCCGGAATCACGCTGGCCCAAGTGGGCGAATTCTCCTTTGTCCTCTACCGGGCGGCGGAAGGCACCGACCTGGTGGCGCTCAGGTTCCGGGAGCCGTTTCTGATGGCCATCATCCTGTCGATGATCGTGACGCCGTTCCTGATGCGACTGGCACCGCGTTTGGCGGAGTCTGCCGCACGTGTTGGTCTTCTCCGCCGGATGTTTCGTGGCACGCAGATACCGGGGTCCTCTGGGGCAGCGGATGCGCGCCACGACCACATCATCATTGCCGGATGGGGTGTCGCCGGCCAGGAACTCGGTGCCGCATTGAAGGCCGCCGGCATTCCATATGTCGTCGCCGATCTGAATCCGCAGACCGTGCGCACGGCCGCGCCGGCCGGCGAGCCGATTATCTACGGGGACGTCACCAGCCTGGAGCTTCTGGAACATCTGGGGATTCACTCGGCGCGCATGATGGTCTTGCTTGTCAATGACCCGGCGGCGGCGGCCACAGCCATCCGTCGGGCACGGCAAGCGACCCCCACGCTGCCCATTCTGGTGCGCACGCGCTATCTGGCTGAGATCGATGCGCTTTTGCAGGCGGGGGCGACCGATGTTGTCCCCGCGGAACTCGAGGCGGCGGTCGAAGTGGCCGCGCGTGTCTTGTCCGCTTGTGGCGCGGATACGCGCGTGATCGCCGATGAGCGCGCACGCATCCGTTGCCGCCGCGAAGACAACGAGTGCGCCCCGAACGGCGGAGAAAAGGCGTAA
- a CDS encoding ABC transporter ATP-binding protein: MYRYLYLIRPYLVRYQRYFWWGLVSIAITNALTMVAPLILRRAINRIEHGGDARLLVWDAALVVALAVVAGIFRFLMRRTVIWASRKIEYDLRGDLFAHILKQDGGFFDRTPTGDIITRATSDVEQVRMLVGPGVMQGANTIMVALVAVPLLLHLDVHLALWALLPLPILAILTNLLGGVAHRRYLAIQESFSRLSASAQESLAGIRVIKAFATEPDRSRRFRDENRDYFRSNMRLIQMWGAFLPLMSLISGSAIIVVLYIGGRSVIDGRIDLGTLVAFTVYMGMLIWPMIALGWVVSLYQRGLVSLRRLATIFETKPAVADPTADRAVTTIPRGSLEFRHLSFTYSGNGRGNGNGSGDVAAGTDSGAGRVTLADISFAIVPGETVALAGPTGSGKSTVAHLIWRRYPVPDGTLIMGGVDANTVPVSVWRSQVALVGQEPFLFSDTLRANIAVGKAGLSSEGLHEIAERAALAKDVTEFPETYETIVGERGITLSGGQKQRVTLARALASDAPILILDDAFSAVDAETEQEITARVGALFGTRILILITHRLSTLRRVDRILFFDRGELVDSGTHEEMLARGGAYARWVAKEALREELERL, from the coding sequence ATGTACCGCTACTTGTATCTGATCCGGCCGTATCTGGTCCGTTACCAGAGATATTTCTGGTGGGGTCTGGTATCGATTGCCATCACCAATGCCCTGACGATGGTGGCGCCGTTGATCTTGCGCCGGGCCATTAATCGGATCGAACATGGCGGCGACGCTCGTCTTCTGGTCTGGGACGCCGCGCTGGTCGTGGCGCTGGCGGTCGTGGCGGGCATCTTTCGCTTCCTGATGCGACGCACGGTGATTTGGGCCTCGCGTAAGATCGAGTATGATCTGCGCGGCGATCTCTTCGCACACATCCTGAAGCAGGATGGCGGCTTTTTCGACCGCACGCCGACCGGCGACATCATCACGCGGGCGACCTCGGACGTCGAGCAGGTGAGGATGCTGGTCGGCCCCGGCGTGATGCAGGGGGCGAACACGATCATGGTGGCGCTGGTCGCGGTGCCGCTCTTGTTACACCTGGATGTCCACCTGGCGCTCTGGGCCCTTCTGCCCCTGCCCATACTGGCGATCCTGACGAACCTTCTCGGGGGCGTGGCGCACCGTCGCTACCTGGCGATCCAGGAGTCGTTTTCCCGATTGTCGGCCTCGGCGCAGGAGTCGCTGGCGGGGATTCGCGTCATCAAGGCCTTTGCCACCGAGCCGGACCGCAGTCGGCGCTTTCGCGACGAGAACCGCGATTACTTCCGCAGCAACATGCGCCTGATCCAGATGTGGGGCGCCTTTCTGCCGCTGATGAGCTTGATCTCCGGCTCGGCGATTATCGTGGTGCTCTACATCGGCGGCCGCTCCGTCATCGACGGTCGCATCGATCTCGGCACGCTGGTGGCGTTCACGGTCTACATGGGGATGTTGATCTGGCCGATGATCGCCCTTGGCTGGGTGGTGTCGCTCTATCAGCGCGGTTTGGTCTCATTGCGGCGGCTGGCGACGATCTTCGAGACCAAGCCCGCTGTAGCCGACCCGACCGCTGACCGTGCCGTCACCACGATTCCGCGTGGATCATTGGAATTCCGGCATTTGTCGTTCACGTATTCGGGGAACGGCAGGGGAAACGGCAACGGTTCCGGGGACGTCGCCGCCGGAACCGACAGTGGCGCCGGGCGCGTGACCTTGGCCGATATTTCGTTTGCCATTGTCCCAGGCGAGACGGTGGCTTTGGCAGGGCCCACGGGTAGCGGCAAGTCGACGGTCGCGCACTTGATATGGCGACGCTATCCGGTGCCCGATGGCACCCTGATCATGGGCGGCGTGGATGCCAACACCGTTCCCGTGAGTGTCTGGCGCTCCCAAGTCGCGCTGGTGGGGCAGGAGCCGTTCCTCTTCTCCGACACGTTGCGTGCCAACATCGCCGTGGGGAAAGCCGGGCTGTCTTCGGAAGGGCTGCACGAGATCGCGGAGCGGGCGGCACTGGCGAAGGATGTGACGGAGTTCCCGGAGACCTATGAGACGATCGTCGGTGAGCGCGGCATCACCCTTTCGGGGGGGCAGAAGCAGCGTGTGACGCTCGCTCGGGCCTTGGCCTCCGATGCCCCGATCCTCATCCTCGATGACGCCTTCAGTGCGGTCGATGCGGAGACGGAGCAGGAAATCACCGCGCGCGTCGGCGCACTCTTCGGTACCAGGATTCTCATTCTGATCACGCATCGCCTATCCACCCTGCGGCGGGTCGACCGGATCCTGTTCTTCGACCGGGGTGAGTTGGTTGATTCGGGGACGCATGAGGAGATGCTGGCGCGCGGCGGCGCCTATGCCCGCTGGGTGGCGAAGGAGGCGCTGCGGGAGGAGCTGGAGCGGTTGTAG
- a CDS encoding MlaD family protein, producing MDSSRAELKVGATVLVALVVLVAGLFWLKGFRLEKSRYRQDVWFPNVGALNVGDPVSVSGVTKGKVASIALDGGGVRVGLYLANDVALRRDALFTIKNVGLMGERFVDVQTGTAAEFLPRDSPARGEYDTGIPEVMGLMGRMTQEVRDLVRAVRTSVGSDSALARLNAIAASLEKVSAQTADLVEQQRGDVSQAVTDLGAAAAGLRRTVEQNEATAARAVERVDSAATVIMAFANRLDSISDDVQHVVTEMRTGAGSLPRLIHDDQLLRRWEETASEIDALVSDIRANPRKYLSVHVSLF from the coding sequence ATGGACAGCTCCCGGGCCGAGTTGAAAGTGGGCGCCACGGTCCTCGTGGCGTTGGTCGTCTTGGTGGCGGGACTCTTCTGGCTCAAGGGGTTCCGGTTGGAGAAGAGCCGCTACCGTCAGGATGTCTGGTTCCCGAATGTCGGTGCCCTCAATGTCGGCGATCCGGTCTCGGTCTCCGGAGTCACCAAGGGGAAGGTGGCCTCGATCGCCTTGGATGGCGGCGGCGTACGCGTCGGGCTGTATCTGGCCAACGACGTGGCCTTACGGCGCGACGCCTTGTTCACGATCAAGAACGTCGGCCTCATGGGGGAGCGGTTTGTCGACGTGCAGACGGGCACGGCGGCGGAGTTTCTGCCGCGCGATTCGCCGGCCCGCGGCGAGTACGACACGGGCATTCCCGAAGTGATGGGTTTGATGGGGCGGATGACGCAGGAGGTCCGTGATCTCGTGCGCGCCGTCCGTACTTCCGTCGGCTCCGACTCGGCGCTGGCGCGTCTGAATGCCATTGCCGCCAGTCTCGAAAAGGTCTCGGCGCAGACTGCCGACCTGGTGGAACAGCAGCGCGGCGATGTCTCGCAGGCTGTGACCGATCTCGGCGCGGCGGCCGCCGGATTGCGGCGCACCGTGGAACAAAACGAAGCGACCGCCGCCCGCGCCGTCGAGCGGGTCGACTCCGCCGCCACGGTGATCATGGCCTTTGCCAATCGCCTGGACTCGATTTCCGATGATGTGCAGCACGTCGTCACCGAGATGCGCACCGGCGCGGGCTCATTGCCCCGGCTGATCCACGACGATCAACTGCTGCGTCGTTGGGAAGAAACCGCCAGTGAGATCGATGCCTTGGTGAGTGACATCCGCGCCAATCCGCGCAAATACCTCTCTGTGCACGTCTCGCTGTTCTGA
- the raiA gene encoding ribosome-associated translation inhibitor RaiA, which translates to MPVRMTARHCELTSDDKRQVETRSRQFERFFDNIIDLHWVLEVDKHRHVAETSAKVHGTVLTGRGEATDMRSAIDEAAGRMEAQLKKYKDRLKSKDARAIAGAKGTVSRPETVSSDEEY; encoded by the coding sequence ATGCCCGTACGGATGACCGCCCGTCACTGCGAGCTGACCAGCGATGACAAGCGCCAGGTCGAGACCCGCTCCCGGCAGTTCGAGCGATTCTTCGACAACATCATCGACCTCCATTGGGTTCTGGAAGTGGACAAGCATCGCCATGTGGCCGAGACCTCGGCCAAGGTGCATGGCACCGTGCTGACCGGACGCGGCGAGGCGACAGACATGCGTTCCGCCATCGATGAGGCGGCCGGCCGGATGGAGGCGCAACTGAAGAAATATAAGGACCGATTGAAGAGTAAGGATGCCCGTGCGATCGCGGGCGCGAAGGGCACCGTTTCCCGGCCGGAGACGGTTTCTTCCGACGAGGAGTATTGA
- the hprK gene encoding HPr(Ser) kinase/phosphatase, whose amino-acid sequence MEVVTVEKLLEDRRQQFELHVVGGRAGIKRRLQNTEIHRPGLALSGYVDRYPHERTQVIGETEMTYLNSLSPERRRIVLESIYRLGLPMVVITKNLPAPPEMEALADQYQTPLLSTRLSTTEFINRLAVYLDVRFAPTTQLHGTLVDVYGVGLLYTGKSGVGKSEVALDLVERGHRLVADDVVKITRRAPRVIIGSPGEHLGHHMEIRGVGIINIEKLFGIRSVRLQKRVEVEVRLELWREDAEYERLGLEDKFTTILGAEIPLVTIPLSPGKNITVISEVIAMNHMLKIYGVHTPREFSRSLAEEMMRRHATSQYLESDTE is encoded by the coding sequence ATGGAAGTCGTGACCGTCGAGAAACTCCTGGAGGATCGACGACAGCAGTTCGAGCTCCATGTCGTCGGGGGTCGTGCCGGCATCAAGCGGCGCCTCCAGAACACCGAGATCCACCGGCCCGGTCTGGCGCTCTCCGGCTATGTGGACCGCTACCCGCACGAGCGGACCCAGGTCATCGGCGAAACCGAGATGACCTATCTCAATTCGCTGTCTCCTGAGCGCCGGCGCATCGTTCTGGAGTCGATCTACCGGCTGGGGCTGCCGATGGTCGTCATCACCAAGAATCTCCCCGCCCCTCCCGAGATGGAAGCGCTGGCCGATCAGTACCAGACGCCGCTTCTCAGCACGCGCCTGTCAACGACGGAGTTCATCAACCGTCTGGCCGTCTACCTCGACGTCCGTTTTGCACCCACGACGCAGCTCCACGGCACGCTGGTCGACGTCTATGGTGTTGGCCTGCTCTACACGGGGAAGTCGGGAGTCGGCAAGTCGGAGGTGGCGCTCGATCTGGTGGAGCGCGGCCACCGGTTGGTCGCCGATGACGTCGTCAAGATCACGCGGCGGGCGCCGCGAGTGATTATCGGCTCGCCCGGCGAGCATCTCGGACATCACATGGAGATTCGCGGCGTCGGGATCATCAACATTGAGAAGCTCTTCGGCATCCGCTCCGTGCGGCTGCAGAAGCGCGTCGAGGTGGAGGTGCGCCTGGAGTTGTGGCGCGAGGACGCCGAGTATGAACGCCTTGGGTTGGAGGATAAGTTCACGACGATTCTCGGCGCGGAGATTCCCCTGGTGACGATCCCGTTGTCGCCCGGCAAGAACATCACGGTCATCTCGGAAGTGATCGCCATGAATCACATGCTCAAGATCTACGGCGTGCACACGCCGCGGGAGTTCTCCCGTTCCCTGGCCGAGGAGATGATGCGCCGTCATGCCACGTCGCAGTACCTCGAATCGGATACCGAGTAG
- a CDS encoding Mut7-C RNAse domain-containing protein, whose protein sequence is MGSEPKFACDDHCGRLARWLRILGFDCTHDQTITDAALLTAALAEERIILTRDARLAERTLARRRILLDSPDPLKQVVQVLQDTRTTVDDGRLFTRCTLCNQPTDPTELAAVIDRVPPYVQKTQTTFRLCPSCGRVFWRGTHVQRMLKRLQATGIIPWA, encoded by the coding sequence ATGGGCTCGGAACCGAAATTCGCCTGCGATGACCATTGCGGTCGCCTGGCGCGCTGGCTGCGCATCCTCGGCTTCGACTGCACCCACGATCAGACGATCACCGATGCCGCCTTGTTGACGGCGGCGCTGGCCGAAGAGCGCATCATTCTCACACGGGACGCTCGCCTCGCGGAACGGACGTTGGCCCGCCGTCGCATTCTACTGGATTCCCCCGACCCTCTGAAGCAGGTGGTCCAGGTCCTGCAAGACACGCGAACCACTGTCGATGACGGCCGTCTCTTTACCCGCTGCACCCTCTGCAACCAGCCAACCGATCCGACCGAACTCGCCGCGGTCATCGACCGTGTTCCACCCTACGTCCAGAAGACGCAGACGACGTTCCGCCTGTGCCCATCTTGTGGCCGCGTCTTCTGGCGCGGCACCCACGTGCAGCGAATGCTCAAGCGGTTACAGGCGACGGGGATCATCCCCTGGGCGTAG
- a CDS encoding inositol monophosphatase family protein, giving the protein MRDGPMTSDPVWHEYLQAALPIARAAGDLLAEHFGRRRTVELKGQINLVTEMDRRAEELIVSRLAAAFPEFAIIAEEGSRQNASGEYAWYVDPLDGTTNYAHGLPIFCVSLGLWRGDEPICGIVHHPLGGEMFTAVRGAGAYLGEKKLSVSTTAELGSAILATGFPYDIRETNIDNLDHFARFAKSARAIRRMGAAALDLAWTAAGRFDGFWEMKLSPWDFAAATLLCLEAGALVTDFTGAPFTLKHGQAVAANAALHRQMLAVIRAGRCPT; this is encoded by the coding sequence ATGCGCGACGGTCCGATGACATCCGATCCGGTCTGGCATGAATATCTGCAGGCCGCGCTGCCGATTGCCCGCGCTGCGGGCGATCTGTTGGCCGAGCACTTTGGACGTCGGCGCACCGTGGAACTCAAGGGCCAGATCAATCTGGTCACGGAGATGGATCGGCGGGCCGAGGAGTTGATCGTTTCACGGCTGGCGGCGGCATTCCCTGAATTCGCCATTATCGCCGAGGAGGGATCGCGGCAGAATGCGTCCGGCGAGTATGCCTGGTATGTCGACCCGCTCGATGGCACGACGAACTATGCCCACGGGCTGCCGATCTTCTGTGTCTCGTTGGGCCTGTGGCGCGGCGACGAGCCGATCTGCGGGATCGTCCATCATCCGCTGGGCGGGGAGATGTTCACCGCCGTGCGCGGCGCCGGGGCATACCTTGGGGAGAAGAAACTGTCGGTCTCGACGACCGCCGAGCTCGGCTCGGCGATCCTGGCGACCGGGTTCCCCTACGACATTCGTGAAACCAATATCGACAATCTCGATCATTTCGCCCGCTTCGCCAAGTCGGCGCGTGCGATTCGCCGCATGGGCGCGGCCGCGCTCGATCTGGCCTGGACCGCCGCCGGGCGGTTCGATGGCTTCTGGGAGATGAAGCTCTCGCCGTGGGACTTTGCCGCCGCAACGCTGTTGTGTCTGGAGGCGGGTGCACTGGTGACCGATTTCACCGGGGCGCCGTTCACACTGAAGCATGGGCAGGCGGTCGCGGCCAATGCGGCTTTGCATCGGCAGATGCTGGCGGTCATCCGCGCAGGCCGATGCCCTACCTAA